The genomic region ACTGCTCCAGCGGTCGACAGGCAACCAGCCGTAGTCAATCAGCGGTAGTTAATCAGTGACGTTACGCCGTGAAGACCAGAAACGGGTAAAATGCCGGTTTTCAAACCGCAGAGACGCAACATGTGGCGCCTCCTTGCAGGCCCGGCGTAACGTCAGTTAATCAGCGGTAGTCAACCAACCGGATCGTCAAGAAAACGCGCCCGGAGGTCCAGCGTAGGGATGCGGCAGGCTTCGGTGCGCCCGAACCAGCGATAGCGATTTCGCGCGATGAAGTCGTAGATGGCATCCCGCAGCACGCGAGGGATAATGATGCCCGCATACACTACCGGCCAGCCCCCCGACAGCCGGCGCGCAATACGCAGCGCCGCGCTCGAACGCGTATAACACTGCCCCTCCTCAATCAGCACGATGCTGTCCAGCACGCCCGCGTCGCGTCCACACTGAGCCAGGGCGGGCTTCGCCGCCTCCGATTGGAGGGCGGCAAAGCGAAAGTAGCTCTCCGGGTCCCTATCGATTACGAAGTGGACGGAGCCGTTGCACAGATTGCAAACGCCGTCGAATAAAACCAGCGCATGGCCGGCGCTCGGACTGCCGGCCCGTGCGGCGTCCCGAGTCGTAGGATCAGGGGAATCCATGGGAGAACCGTTCTGAATTGCCATTTCCGGGCCCCGATGTCTGTCCCGTGTTAAGGGAGATCGTGCGGAAGCAGTGATTGTTCCATCCCCGGAACCCTGAATGTGAAATCGGAACGCCAATCCAGCGCGGATTCGAGGGATTCGCGCTGTCTTGTTTCTCATTGAGCAA from Rhodothermales bacterium harbors:
- a CDS encoding DCC1-like thiol-disulfide oxidoreductase family protein produces the protein MDSPDPTTRDAARAGSPSAGHALVLFDGVCNLCNGSVHFVIDRDPESYFRFAALQSEAAKPALAQCGRDAGVLDSIVLIEEGQCYTRSSAALRIARRLSGGWPVVYAGIIIPRVLRDAIYDFIARNRYRWFGRTEACRIPTLDLRARFLDDPVG